From a region of the Deltaproteobacteria bacterium genome:
- a CDS encoding radical SAM protein: MHEPSYLKLYREGKLQDRIDQAVKLMKDCTLCPRECHVDRLSGELGFCRTGEKAKVASLHAHFGEEAPLVGDSGSGTIFFRSCNLLCSFCQNYDISHNAEGGEVEPKDLAVMMLSLQRRGCHNINFVTPSHVVSQILQGLSIAVGQGLHVPLVYNTGGYDKVETLKILDGIFDIYMPDFKFWEERWTEKFCNAPDYRKIVVAAIKEMHRQVGDLVVDESGIAVKGLLVRHLVMPNNAANTREIMEFLAEKISKDTYVNVMDQYHPCGKATLDPVINRRLTRTEYAEAVRRTRDAGLHRLDSWR, encoded by the coding sequence ATGCACGAACCATCTTATCTGAAATTGTACAGGGAGGGAAAACTGCAGGATCGTATCGATCAGGCGGTAAAGCTGATGAAGGACTGCACTTTGTGCCCAAGGGAATGCCATGTTGATAGATTGTCCGGGGAACTCGGCTTTTGCCGCACGGGGGAAAAGGCCAAAGTCGCAAGCCTGCATGCCCACTTCGGGGAAGAAGCCCCTCTTGTGGGAGATTCCGGTTCCGGCACTATCTTTTTCCGATCCTGTAATCTCCTGTGCTCCTTCTGTCAGAACTATGATATCAGTCACAATGCCGAAGGCGGAGAAGTAGAACCGAAAGATCTGGCGGTGATGATGCTTTCCTTGCAGCGGCGGGGATGTCATAATATTAACTTTGTAACTCCGTCCCACGTGGTGTCCCAGATACTCCAGGGACTCTCCATCGCCGTCGGACAAGGGCTTCACGTGCCGCTGGTCTATAACACAGGCGGATACGATAAAGTTGAAACGTTGAAGATTCTGGATGGTATCTTTGACATCTATATGCCGGATTTCAAGTTCTGGGAGGAAAGGTGGACGGAGAAGTTCTGTAATGCGCCTGATTATAGAAAAATAGTCGTAGCCGCCATAAAAGAGATGCACCGTCAGGTAGGGGATCTTGTTGTCGATGAATCAGGGATAGCCGTGAAGGGGTTGCTGGTGCGCCATTTAGTCATGCCGAACAATGCGGCAAATACCAGGGAGATCATGGAATTTCTGGCCGAAAAAATATCAAAAGATACTTACGTAAATGTAATGGATCAGTACCATCCCTGCGGGAAGGCAACGTTGGACCCCGTAATCAATCGCCGTCTTACCAGGACGGAATATGCCGAAGCCGTCCGCCGCACCAGAGACGCAGGCCTTCACAGACTGGATTCCTGGCGCTGA
- a CDS encoding MBL fold metallo-hydrolase — KNLYIVDLDQPLEGFYNFLNSWIYIRDGLTVLVDPGPRSTIPVLVKALKELAVKKLDYILLTHIHIDHAGGAGLLVDHYPDAMVICHPKGIRHMVDPAKLWEGSRSFLGKVADVYGEIAAIPEKNISYKNPIEAGGVTINIFETPGHAPSHLCYQIGNLLFLGEAAGINYPLDQGLYLRIATPPPFSYEIYRNSLEKAASLNVSHVCFGHYGYRQDVRNVFDTALNQLDNWLATVEKHHRMGSDPFEESVYADLLKNDRGLSTYRTLPKDVQSREKIFSVNSIKGMRDYLQNKKS; from the coding sequence GAAAAATCTTTACATTGTGGATCTGGACCAGCCTCTGGAGGGATTTTACAATTTCCTCAACAGCTGGATATACATTCGGGACGGCCTGACTGTCCTCGTCGATCCGGGTCCCCGCTCCACCATTCCCGTTCTCGTTAAGGCATTAAAGGAACTCGCCGTGAAAAAGCTCGATTATATCCTCCTCACGCATATACACATTGACCATGCGGGAGGCGCGGGGCTTTTGGTAGATCATTATCCGGATGCCATGGTCATCTGCCATCCCAAGGGGATTCGCCACATGGTTGATCCTGCAAAGCTCTGGGAAGGCTCCCGCAGCTTCCTGGGAAAAGTTGCAGACGTGTACGGAGAAATTGCCGCGATTCCCGAAAAAAACATCAGCTATAAGAATCCGATCGAGGCAGGCGGTGTCACAATCAACATCTTCGAAACTCCGGGTCATGCACCGAGCCACCTCTGCTATCAGATAGGGAATCTCTTATTTCTGGGAGAAGCGGCGGGAATAAACTATCCCCTGGACCAGGGACTATATCTGCGCATCGCGACACCGCCTCCCTTCAGCTACGAGATTTACCGTAATTCCCTGGAAAAGGCCGCTTCCCTCAATGTTTCCCATGTATGTTTCGGCCATTACGGTTATCGGCAGGACGTGAGGAATGTGTTCGATACGGCGCTCAATCAATTGGACAACTGGCTCGCTACAGTGGAGAAACACCATCGGATGGGAAGCGATCCTTTCGAGGAAAGCGTTTACGCGGACCTGCTGAAAAATGACAGGGGGTTATCCACCTACCGCACCCTTCCTAAAGATGTGCAGTCCCGGGAAAAGATTTTTTCCGTCAACAGCATCAAAGGGATGAGAGACTACCTGCAAAACAAGAAAAGCTGA